Proteins encoded within one genomic window of Amorphoplanes friuliensis DSM 7358:
- a CDS encoding TrmH family RNA methyltransferase, translating into MTFSARTPRVVAARRLQRRRDRDQTGRFLAEGPQAVRSALAAGVVLELFGTDTALSRHADLAAQAPLVSPVTDDGLEALAETVQPQGLVAVCEQVDVPLTEALSKAPRLVAVAVEIRDPGNAGTVLRTADAAGAGAVIFAGDAVDPYNGKCVRASAGSLFNVDVVQAPLQVVDQLRDFGLQVLATTGKGDAGLDELLDDGALAQPTAWLFGSEAHGLPEHLLKAADKRVRIPIYGGAESLNLAAAAAVCLYASARAQR; encoded by the coding sequence GTGACCTTCTCAGCCCGTACCCCCCGGGTCGTCGCCGCCCGGCGCCTGCAACGGCGCCGCGACCGCGACCAGACGGGCCGCTTCCTGGCCGAGGGACCCCAGGCCGTGCGGTCCGCCCTGGCCGCGGGAGTCGTCCTGGAGCTTTTCGGTACGGACACAGCCCTGTCCCGCCACGCCGACCTCGCAGCCCAGGCACCCCTGGTGTCCCCGGTGACCGATGACGGCCTGGAGGCGCTGGCCGAGACGGTCCAGCCACAGGGCCTGGTGGCGGTGTGCGAGCAGGTCGACGTGCCGCTGACCGAGGCCCTGTCCAAGGCGCCGCGGCTGGTGGCCGTGGCCGTCGAGATCCGCGACCCGGGCAACGCCGGCACGGTCCTGCGCACCGCCGACGCGGCCGGCGCCGGTGCGGTGATCTTCGCGGGTGATGCCGTGGACCCGTACAACGGCAAGTGCGTGCGGGCGTCCGCGGGCAGCCTGTTCAACGTCGACGTGGTGCAGGCGCCGCTGCAGGTGGTCGACCAGTTGCGCGACTTCGGCCTGCAGGTCCTGGCCACCACGGGCAAGGGCGACGCCGGCCTCGACGAGTTGCTCGACGACGGCGCGCTGGCGCAGCCGACCGCCTGGCTCTTCGGCTCCGAGGCCCACGGTCTGCCCGAGCACCTGCTGAAGGCGGCCGACAAGCGCGTCCGCATCCCGATCTACGGCGGCGCCGAAAGCCTCAACCTCGCCGCCGCAGCCGCCGTCTGCCTCTACGCCTCAGCCCGCGCCCAGCGCTGA
- the rplT gene encoding 50S ribosomal protein L20, which translates to MARVKRAVNAQKKRRTLLETASGYRGQRSRLYRKAKEQVLHSMQYAYRDRRDRKGDFRQLWITRINAGARANGLTYNRLIQGLKLAGVEVDRKILADMAVNDAASFTAIVEIARAAVAAEGTGGAAAQAA; encoded by the coding sequence ATGGCACGCGTCAAGCGGGCAGTAAACGCCCAGAAGAAGCGCCGTACGCTGCTGGAGACCGCCAGCGGCTACCGCGGACAGCGCTCGCGGCTGTACCGCAAGGCCAAGGAGCAGGTGCTGCACTCGATGCAGTACGCGTACCGCGACCGCCGTGACCGCAAGGGCGACTTCCGCCAGCTGTGGATCACGCGCATCAACGCGGGCGCACGGGCCAACGGCCTGACCTACAACCGCCTGATCCAGGGTCTCAAGCTGGCCGGCGTCGAGGTGGACCGCAAGATCCTGGCCGACATGGCCGTCAACGACGCCGCTTCGTTCACGGCGATCGTCGAGATCGCGCGGGCCGCTGTGGCGGCCGAGGGCACCGGCGGCGCCGCCGCCCAGGCTGCCTGA
- the rpmI gene encoding 50S ribosomal protein L35, with amino-acid sequence MPKMKSHTGMGKRVKVTGGGKIVREKAGKRHLLEGKSSHVTRRMTGTVVVAKADTKRVKKMLGR; translated from the coding sequence GTGCCGAAGATGAAGAGCCACACCGGCATGGGCAAGCGGGTGAAGGTCACCGGCGGAGGCAAGATCGTTCGGGAGAAGGCCGGCAAGCGCCACCTCCTGGAGGGCAAGTCCTCTCACGTCACCCGCCGGATGACCGGCACGGTCGTCGTGGCCAAGGCCGACACCAAGCGAGTCAAGAAGATGCTGGGCCGCTGA